A region of Anopheles merus strain MAF chromosome 2R, AmerM5.1, whole genome shotgun sequence DNA encodes the following proteins:
- the LOC121588089 gene encoding vesicular glutamate transporter 3-like isoform X1, with translation MGRNSLRMDEKEVNFLPKPKIPKVGCFRAVCDRIPARLVLYFLSWSGFLVSFVMRNDINFALVAMVQDPSANATGSDHCNTLVNDMPSLEEGDNYNYTLSVANATTTVLLDGPASIDDIKFDWDSTVQAVIKSSFYWCYVLSQVVGGVATQYFGTKNVFGWSQFLTAACSLLIPHAADLHYGAVILLRSVQGFASGLTWPAMYAIVGYWIPPVERSRFMSSFQGFSIGIGLTYPLCGFIIAHFGWRHVFYTTGTIGMVWCVFWYLLAYNTPQEHPRITPEELEYIELNVSEDIKNGQGMRVPWRRIFTSMPVWAIGLTTFGRIWVHYTFIMSGPEYMQKIFCFDIQQNGLLSGAPFLCSYLSSVLFCYVADLLMDNKTLTLTNVRKLFTALSQIVPGVLVLLVGYLGYQIVTVLILWFIAVTFITASYAGAMANIVDIAPNLAGPVLAFAQTIHMTASFLQPLVTGFMVTDSQNINQWLHVFGVSSVVAISTYLIYQVFGTAEIQSWNYPVPDPEVTSSDDSAVIANQPMIKVEPGLKFDDDEDDDD, from the exons ATGGGTAGAAACTCCCTCAGAATGGATGAGAAGGAAGTGAACTTTTTGCCGAAACCGAAGATACCGAAGGTGGGATGCTTCCGTGCGGTCTGTG ATCGCATCCCAGCCCGGTTGGTGCTGTACTTCCTGTCCTGGTCCGGGTTTCTGGTATCGTTTGTAATGCGCAACGATATCAACTTTGCCCTGGTGGCGATGGTGCAGGATCCGAGCGCGAACGCAACCGGCAGCGATCACTGTAACACGCTCGTGAACGATATGCCCTCCCTGGAGGAGGGCGACAACTACAACTACACGCTGTCGGTGGCCAACGCTACCACCACCGTGCTGCTGGACGGGCCCGCGTCCATCGACGACATCAAGTTTGACTGGGACTCGACCGTGCAGGCCGTGATCAAATCGTCCTTCTACTGGTGCTACGTACTGTCGCAGGTGGTCGGAGGCGTTGCTACCCAGTACTTCGGCACGAAGAATGTGTTCGGATGGTCCCAGTTTCTGACGGCGGCCTGCAGCTTGCTGATACCGCACGCGGCCGATCTGCACTACGGTGCGGTGATTCTGCTGCGCTCGGTGCAAGGCTTCGCCAGCGGGCTCACCTGGCCAGCCATGTACGCGATCGTGGGCTACTGGATACCGCCGGTCGAGCGGAGCCGCTTCATGAGCAGCTTCCAGGGCTTCAGCATCGGCATCGGGCTGACGTACCCGCTGTGCGGGTTCATCATTGCTCACTTCGGGTGGCGCCATGTGTTCTACACGACCGGCACGATCGGCATGGTGTGGTGCGTATTCTGGTACCTGCTGGCGTACAACACACCGCAGGAGCATCCGCGCATCACGCCCGAGGAGCTGGAGTACATCGAGCTGAACGTCAGCGAGGACATTAAGAATGGGCAGGGAATGCGGGTGCCGTGGCGCCGCATCTTCACCTCGATGCCGGTATGGGCCATCGGGCTGACCACGTTCGGGCGCATCTGGGTGCACTACACGTTCATCATGTCCGGGCCGGAGTACATGCAGAAGATCTTCTGCTTCGACATCCAGCAGAACGGACTGCTGTCCGGTGCGCCATTCCTCTGCTCCTATCTGTCCTCCGTGCTGTTCTGCTACGTGGCGGATCTGCTGATGGACAACAAAACGCTGACGCTCACCAACGTACGCAAGCTGTTCACCGCCCTGTCCCAGATCGTGCCCGGcgtgttggtgctgctggtcggGTACCTCGGCTATCAGATCGTGACGGTACTGATACTGTGGTTCATCGCAGTCACCTTCATCACGGCGTCCTACGCCGGCGCAATGGCCAACATCGTCGATATTGCCCCGAACCTGGCCGGACCTGTGCTGGCTTTTGCTCAGACCATTCACATGACCGCTTCCTTCCTACAGCCGCTCGTGACCGGCTTCATGGTGACTGATTCG CAAAACATCAACCAATGGCTGCACGTGTTTGGCGTGTCGTCGGTGGTGGCCATCAGTACGTACCTTATTTACCAGGTGTTTGGCACGGCCGAGATACAGTCGTGGAACTATCCGGTGCCCGATCCGGAGGTAACGTCCTCAGACGATTCGGCTGTCATCGCCAACCAGCCAATGATAAAGGTGGAACCAGGACTTAAGtttgacgacgacgaggacgatgaCGATTGA
- the LOC121589603 gene encoding uncharacterized protein K02A2.6-like: MKTITTTTTATISMLRSIFARFGMPEKLVSDNGAQFTSDTFKDYCKQSGIEHIKTPPFHPQSNGQAERFVDTMKRALKKIQSEDMSTETALDTFLQTYRSTPHPALNQRTPAEVLFNRNIRIPLDLIRSTTTTHSEVDQRDDQQPPAARQFQPGDAVYMKHYSRNAWQWIPGMVSKRIGSVMYEIITDGHRPHRRHANQMRARTSSGRGHLAGDSTKH; this comes from the coding sequence ATGAAGACAATCACCACAACCACTACAGCTACCATTTCGATGCTGCGAAGCATCTTTGCACGTTTTGGCATGCCTGAAAAACTAGTCAGCGATAACGGAGCCCAATTTACAAGCGACACGTTTAAAGATTACTGCAAGCAAAGTGGCATTGAACATATTAAAACACCGCCGTTTCACCCACAGTCTAATGGGCAAGCAGAGCGCTTTGTGGATACTATGAAAAGAGCCCTGAAGAAAATCCAATCAGAGGATATGTCCACTGAAACGGCACTCGACACCTTCCTGCAAACATATCGCTCAACTCCGCACCCTGCACTTAACCAACGCACGCCAGctgaagttttatttaatcgaaacattAGAATTCCCTTAGATCTGATACGCtcaactacaacaacacatTCCGAAGTCGACCAACGAGATGATCAGCAACCGCCAGCAGCTAGACAGTTTCAACCTGGAGATGCTGTCTATATGAAACATTATTCGCGCAATGCTTGGCAGTGGATTCCCGGAATGGTATCGAAACGGATCGGAAGCGTAATGTACGAGATTATCACCGATGGACATCGCCCTCATCGTCGACATGCCAATCAAATGCGCGCACGTACATCGAGTGGCCGAGGACATCTTGCCGGCGACTCAACTAAGCATTAG
- the LOC121588089 gene encoding vesicular glutamate transporter 3-like isoform X2, whose protein sequence is MESAHVHVRDKDRIPARLVLYFLSWSGFLVSFVMRNDINFALVAMVQDPSANATGSDHCNTLVNDMPSLEEGDNYNYTLSVANATTTVLLDGPASIDDIKFDWDSTVQAVIKSSFYWCYVLSQVVGGVATQYFGTKNVFGWSQFLTAACSLLIPHAADLHYGAVILLRSVQGFASGLTWPAMYAIVGYWIPPVERSRFMSSFQGFSIGIGLTYPLCGFIIAHFGWRHVFYTTGTIGMVWCVFWYLLAYNTPQEHPRITPEELEYIELNVSEDIKNGQGMRVPWRRIFTSMPVWAIGLTTFGRIWVHYTFIMSGPEYMQKIFCFDIQQNGLLSGAPFLCSYLSSVLFCYVADLLMDNKTLTLTNVRKLFTALSQIVPGVLVLLVGYLGYQIVTVLILWFIAVTFITASYAGAMANIVDIAPNLAGPVLAFAQTIHMTASFLQPLVTGFMVTDSQNINQWLHVFGVSSVVAISTYLIYQVFGTAEIQSWNYPVPDPEVTSSDDSAVIANQPMIKVEPGLKFDDDEDDDD, encoded by the exons atGGAATCGGCACATGTTCATGTTCGCGACAAAG ATCGCATCCCAGCCCGGTTGGTGCTGTACTTCCTGTCCTGGTCCGGGTTTCTGGTATCGTTTGTAATGCGCAACGATATCAACTTTGCCCTGGTGGCGATGGTGCAGGATCCGAGCGCGAACGCAACCGGCAGCGATCACTGTAACACGCTCGTGAACGATATGCCCTCCCTGGAGGAGGGCGACAACTACAACTACACGCTGTCGGTGGCCAACGCTACCACCACCGTGCTGCTGGACGGGCCCGCGTCCATCGACGACATCAAGTTTGACTGGGACTCGACCGTGCAGGCCGTGATCAAATCGTCCTTCTACTGGTGCTACGTACTGTCGCAGGTGGTCGGAGGCGTTGCTACCCAGTACTTCGGCACGAAGAATGTGTTCGGATGGTCCCAGTTTCTGACGGCGGCCTGCAGCTTGCTGATACCGCACGCGGCCGATCTGCACTACGGTGCGGTGATTCTGCTGCGCTCGGTGCAAGGCTTCGCCAGCGGGCTCACCTGGCCAGCCATGTACGCGATCGTGGGCTACTGGATACCGCCGGTCGAGCGGAGCCGCTTCATGAGCAGCTTCCAGGGCTTCAGCATCGGCATCGGGCTGACGTACCCGCTGTGCGGGTTCATCATTGCTCACTTCGGGTGGCGCCATGTGTTCTACACGACCGGCACGATCGGCATGGTGTGGTGCGTATTCTGGTACCTGCTGGCGTACAACACACCGCAGGAGCATCCGCGCATCACGCCCGAGGAGCTGGAGTACATCGAGCTGAACGTCAGCGAGGACATTAAGAATGGGCAGGGAATGCGGGTGCCGTGGCGCCGCATCTTCACCTCGATGCCGGTATGGGCCATCGGGCTGACCACGTTCGGGCGCATCTGGGTGCACTACACGTTCATCATGTCCGGGCCGGAGTACATGCAGAAGATCTTCTGCTTCGACATCCAGCAGAACGGACTGCTGTCCGGTGCGCCATTCCTCTGCTCCTATCTGTCCTCCGTGCTGTTCTGCTACGTGGCGGATCTGCTGATGGACAACAAAACGCTGACGCTCACCAACGTACGCAAGCTGTTCACCGCCCTGTCCCAGATCGTGCCCGGcgtgttggtgctgctggtcggGTACCTCGGCTATCAGATCGTGACGGTACTGATACTGTGGTTCATCGCAGTCACCTTCATCACGGCGTCCTACGCCGGCGCAATGGCCAACATCGTCGATATTGCCCCGAACCTGGCCGGACCTGTGCTGGCTTTTGCTCAGACCATTCACATGACCGCTTCCTTCCTACAGCCGCTCGTGACCGGCTTCATGGTGACTGATTCG CAAAACATCAACCAATGGCTGCACGTGTTTGGCGTGTCGTCGGTGGTGGCCATCAGTACGTACCTTATTTACCAGGTGTTTGGCACGGCCGAGATACAGTCGTGGAACTATCCGGTGCCCGATCCGGAGGTAACGTCCTCAGACGATTCGGCTGTCATCGCCAACCAGCCAATGATAAAGGTGGAACCAGGACTTAAGtttgacgacgacgaggacgatgaCGATTGA
- the LOC121589848 gene encoding unconventional myosin-Ib, with product MRKSAKTDAGKIPNMEQEIGSWDSVLLENLSEESFINNLHQRYKRDLIYTYIGTFLVALNPYKPLQIYNPDQVRKYATKSLFQLPPHIFALANSAHQFLLNYNEDQCIIMAGECGSGKTESSHMIVHFLTQLSEMRRSRAPIFSLRGSNPNSRQSTPKHSTISRVGSSFESAAPSGGRLDSIMKYNSSRQQKCSHEKTVEFDLISHHKSTENLPAMVNYGFMPVATMPKCLKHSNQSISRSTEGNEFPTKSTLKSATTMGSCPKHNCTSSHAELNRMCGGASPSPSLQKRSNLMRCCHQNSNNSTRSIHKSSSSIALTHDHGTTSPSTFHRRQILKSISKEVYIRDLELQKMRERVAQAEIFLEAMGNAVTVKNINSSRFGKFFDIEFDYKGDPVGGHLTLYMLEKSRVTTRASGERNFHIFYQLLSGADIQLLKSLKLQRNIDKYELLKNTFANEDDRTNFTFTKRSLEILGFGQDEIFSIFTILAVVLKLGNLTFIPTTNIDGSEGCEISNEYELDEIAQLLQLDNQMLFNCLTRLGDNWAQLEPDGTEIDASYASRIKFTLCRTLYGRLFTWIVSRVNDALKLKTSGTVGSRGKTIGLLDFYGFEALEKNTFDQFAINYCNERLQQHFIKSVLKHQQDLYVNEGLDWIRIDFFDNSPICELIDKPCFGILHLLDEPQVVNDGLLLTRLHQCCAGHTNFLARDASLPSNCFQVRHFEGPVVYTTNGFIEKNLDLLPRHISSCLFQSDLLIASCLFPEGNPKRHSNRKPSSLSNNLRTSLQTLLKLLEQRSNHYIFCIKPNELKQAKMFELGLVQHQVRYLCLMPLINLWRNGHCFNMVHARFLARYKLLCQYTWPHFTGTIVDGVALIIRSVPLPGAEFTIGRKKVFIRSPRTVYELDEFRKVRLNELAILIQKTYRCYTKRKRFLTLRHSQLIIASYWRTWREREKIRLVEFRKQALWAVQVIGRFFVLLKTREFLLTLLLRLPHDNMSPICHDWPSAPTFLAETSQLLRTIFHRWRCYKYRKSFDQPARNRMREKVTASIIFKDRKVSYPRSVAHPFHGDYIRLRQNIQWKRVSCEHNDQYVVFADIINKIARSSGKFIPILLVISTNSMLLLDQKTMQIKYRIPASEIYRMSLSPYFDDIAVIHIRADNYCSSNMSDRSESPTGCLFQSEIGKKKGDFVFQTAHSIEIVTKLFLVIQNATAKSPEVTISTDFEANFGGQTVIFTFKCGGLVDNPYNQTRVTRKGNRMEVIV from the exons TTCTAGTTGCCCTGAATCCGTACAAACCACTGCAGATCTACAACCCGGACCAGGTTCGCAAATATGCTACCAAGAGCCTCTTTCAGTTGCCGCCACACAT ATTTGCTTTGGCGAATTCGGCGCATCAGTTTCTCCTGAACTACAATGAAGACCAATGCATTATAATGGCGGGAGAATGCGGTTCAGGCAAAACGGAATCCTCACACATGATAGTACACTTCCTAACACAGCTGTCGGAGATGCGGCGCAGCCGGGCGCCCATCTTTTCTCTACGCGGCTCCAATCCAAACTCGAGACAATCGACACCGAAGCATTCCACAATCAGTCGCGTTGGGTCATCGTTTGAAAGTGCCGCCCCGTCCGGTGGCCGACTGGACAGTATCATGAAGTACAACTCATCGAGA caacaaaaatgctCACACGAAAAAACGGTCGAGTTCGATCTGATTTCGCACCACAAGAGCACGGAAAACCTTCCCGCGATGGTCAACTACGGCTTTATGCCGGTAGCCACCATGCCAAAGTGCTTGAAGCACTCGAACCAATCCATCAGCCGATCGACGGAGGGCAACGAATTTCCGACCAAATCGACGCTCAAATCGGCTACCACCATGGGCTCGTGCCCGAAGCATAACTGTACCAGCAGCCATGCCGAGCTGAACCGCATGTGCGGCGGAGCGTCCCCGTCGCCTTCGCTGCAAAAGCGCAGCAACTTAATGCGCTGCTGCCAtcagaacagcaacaacagcacccGCTCGATCCACAAATCGTCCTCCTCGATTGCATTGACGCACGATCACGGGACCACATCGCCGTCGACATTCCACCGTCGGCAGATATTGAAATCGATCTCGAAAGAGGTTTACATTCGCGATCTAGAATTGCAAAAAATGCGCGAACGCGTCGCGCAAGCGGAAATCTTCCTCGAAGCAATGGGCAACGCGGTGACGGTGAAGAATATCAACTCGAGCCGCTTT GGTAAATTCTTTGACATCGAGTTCGATTACAAGGGCGATCCTGTCGGGGGACATTTAACATTAT ACATGTTGGAAAag TCTCGTGTTACCACACGCGCTTCTGGGGAGAGAAACTTTCACATCTTCTACCAACTACTCTCCGGTGCCGACATTCAACTGCTCA AATCACTTAAATTGCAACGAAACATCGATAAGTATGAACTGTTGAAAAATACCTTCGCAAACGAAGACGATCGAACGAATTTTACTTTCACCAAG CGTTCGCTGGAAATATTGGGCTTCGGTCAGGACGAGATCTTTTCGATATTCACTATTTTAGCCGTAGTGCTCAAGCTGGGCAACCTGACATTCATTCCAACCACCAACATTGACGGTAGCGAGGGTTGCGAAATCTCCAACGAGTATG AACTGGACGAAATTGCTCAACTGCTGCAGTTGGATAATCAAATGCTCTTCAACTGTTTAACGCGGTTGGGCGACAACTGGGCACAGCTCGAACCGGATGGAACAGAAATCGATGCCAGCTACGCATCTCGCATCAAGTTCACCCTATGCCGCACACTGTACGGACGGCTGTTCACATGGATCGTTTCCCGGGTGAACGACGCCCTGAAGCTCAAGACCAGTGGGACGGTCGGGAGTCGAGGGAAAACAATCGGTCTGCTGGATTTTTACGGTTTCGAAGCGCTGGAAAAGAACACATTTGATCAGTTCGCTATCAACTACTGCAACGAACGACTGCAACAG CATTTCATTAAGAGCGTCCTAAAACACCAGCAGGATTTGTACGTGAATGAAGGGCTGGACTGGATACGGATCGATTTCTTTGACAATTCTCCGATCTGCGAGCTGATCGACAAACCTTGTTTCGGCATACTGCACCTGCTCGATGAGCCGCAGGTCGTCAATGATGGGCTCCTGCTCACGCGACTCCATCAGTGCTGTGCTGGTCACACAAACTTTCTCGCACGAGATGCATCACTGCCTTCTAATTGTTTCCA AGTGCGCCATTTTGAGGGTCCCGTTGTGTACACGACAAACGGGTTCATCGAGAAAAACCTGGACCTGTTGCCGAGACACATTAGCAGCTGCTTGTTTCAGAGCGATCTACTAATCGCTTCGTGCCTCTTTCCGGAAGGAAACCCGAAGCGCCACTCGAATCGCAAACCATCGAGCTTAAGCAACAACCTACGAACCTCGCTGCAGACGCTGTTGAAACTGCTCGAACAGCGTTCAAACCATTACATCTTCTGCATCAAACCCAACGAACTAAAACAGGCGAAAATGTTCGAGCTAGGGTTGGTGCAGCATCAAGTGCGCTACCTTTG TCTAATGCCGCTGATAAATCTGTGGCGCAATGGGCATTGTTTCAATATGGTGCACGCCAGATTCTTGGCACGATATAAGCTGCTTTGCCAGTACACTTGGCCCCATTTCACCGGGACGATCGTAGATGGTGTGGCGCTGATCATACGCAGTGTACCGTTGCCCGGAGCTGAGTTTACCATTGGCCGCAAGAAGGTTTTCATTCGCAGTCCCCGCACGGTGTACGAACTGGACGAGTTTCGTAAAGTGCGGCTGAACGAGTTGGCCATATTGATACAGAAAACGTACCGCTGCTACACAAAGCGAAAACGGTTCCTGACGCTACGCCACAGCCAACTAATCATTGCGAGCTACTGGCGTACCTGGAGA gaaCGAGAAAAAATACGACTCGTCGAGTTTCGGAAGCAGGCACTGTGGGCAGTACAAGTGATTGGAAgattttttgtgctgcttAAA ACGCGCGAATTTCTGTTGACACTGTTGCTGCGTCTACCGCATGATAACATGAGCCCGATCTGCCATGATTGGCCGTCGGCACCAACGTTCCTAGCGGAGACATCCCAGCTGCTGCGCACGATTTTTCATCGCTGGCGATGCTACAAGTATCGCAAATCGTTCGACCAACCAGCTCGAAATCGTATGCGCGAAAAGGTTACCGCAAGCATCATATTCAAGGATCGCAAAGTTTCGTACCCGCGCAGTGTAGCCCATCCGTTTCATGGCGATTACATACGGCTGCGACAGAACATTCAGTGGAAGCGGGTCAGCTGTGAGCACAACGATCAGTACGTCGTGTTTGCAGACATCATCAATAAGATTGCACGAAGCAGTGGCAAG TTCATTCCCATATTGTTGGTCATCTCGACGAACTCAATGCTCCTGCTGGATCAGAAAACGATGCAGATTAAGTACCGTATCCCGGCGTCGGAGATATACCGCATGTCGCTCAGTCCGTACTTCGATGATATTGCAGTGATACACATCCGCGCA GATAACTATTGCTCGTCGAATATGTCCGATAGATCGGAATCACCCACCGGATGTCTATTTCAG TCTGAAATAGGCAAAAAGAAGGGAGACTTTGTGTTCCAAACGGCACATTCGATCGAAATAGTAACGAAACTGTTTCTAGTGATCCAGAATGCGACTGCCAAATCACCGGAAGTAACTATCAGTACCGA TTTCGAGGCTAACTTCGGAGGACAGACGGTCATATTCACCTTCAAGTGCGGTGGCCTGGTAGACAATCCGTACAATCAGACGCGCGTCACGCGCAAGGGTAACCGGATGGAGGTGATCGTGTAA